From the Erythrolamprus reginae isolate rEryReg1 chromosome Z, rEryReg1.hap1, whole genome shotgun sequence genome, one window contains:
- the LOC139154305 gene encoding uncharacterized protein, translated as MVKHLATSNEWSNILQLQISTKNALSYTLAKRIRTPNKQDLSDNPHPVKDLGILKWPSAKAHCNNIVKKASRVVNLILRSFCSSNPTRLSRAYKTFTRPILEYSSFVWNPHRISEINTLENIQRYFTRRALHSPTRNGIPYTTRLTTLGLERIGKTSEESTFSPESNRLVFLVVDGLSAPLLKVDPLSQRVKEGDPLVFLCTMEGDNAEKKFHFYKDGVEITSSKEGLLEPSSEPTDPPQNGSLRIPHASFSHNGEFACNYEGKRHNPSIVSYMSKAVNITVEPDNLPSPVLKVDSFSQRVKESDPLVFLCSTEGENAEKKFHFYKDGVEITSSKEGLQEPSSEPTDPLQGASLRIPHASFSHNGEFACSYEEKRHNRWIASSLSQAVIITIESDSDPIQKYSWIPIPFIILLILLAFYWWKKRSTLASQEQFQLREKKEERNDLAVMEPQGGTAASVSPVKDSEVTCSNIQDSFIPSPPPLTKRNLLPQEEEEGITYSDIVFPPKSRLQNHL; from the exons atggtcaaacatctggcaacttcaaatgaATGGTCAAATATcttgcaacttcaaatctcaaccaaaaatgctctgtcctacacattggcaaaaagaatcagaacaccaaataaacAAGACCTTTCAGACAACCCTCAccctgtaaaagaccttggaatactcaaatggcctagtgccaaagcccactgcaacaacatcgtcaaaaaggcttcaagagttgttaacctaatcctacgtagcttctgctccagtaatcccACACGACtaagcagagcatacaaaactttcaccagaccaatccttgaatacagctcatttgtctggaatccacaccgcatttcggaaataaacactctagaaaacatccagagatactttactagaagagccctccactcccccACTCGCAAtggaataccctacacaactagacttacaaccctaggtttagaaag AATCGGGAAAACATCTGAAGAATCAACTTTTTCTCCCGAAAGTAACCGGCTGGTCTTCTTAGTGGTTG ATGGCCTCTCTGCCCCACTGCTGAAAGTGGATCCGTTGTCCCAGAGGGTGAAGGAAGGTGACCCCTTGGTCTTCCTCTGCACAATGGAAGGGGACAATGCAGAGAAGAAGTTCCATTTCTACAAGGATGGAGTGGAGATCACCTCCAGCAAAGAAGGTCTTCTGGAACCCTCCAGTGAACCCACAGATCCTCCTCAAAATGGCTCTCTGAGAATCCCTCATGCGTCATTCAGCCATAATGGGGAATTTGCTTGCAATTATGAAGGAAAGAGACACAACCCATCTATCGTGTCTTATATGAGCAAAGCGGTGAACATCACAGTTGAACCAG ACAATCTCCCTTCCCCAGTGCTGAAAGTGGATTCGTTTTCCCAGAGGGTGAAGGAAAGTGACCCCTTGGTCTTCCTCTGCTCAACGGAAGGAGAGAATGCAGAGAAGAAGTTCCATTTCTACAAGGATGGGGTGGAGATCACCTCCAGCAAAGAAGGTCTTCAGGAACCCTCCAGTGAACCCACAGATCCTCTACAAGGGGCCTCTCTGAGAATCCCACATGCCTCATTCAGCCACAATGGGGAATTTGCTTGCAGTTATGAAGAAAAGAGACACAACCGATGGATCGCCTCTTCTTTGAGTCAGGCGGTTATCATCACAATCGAGTCAG ATTCAGATCCCATACAGAAATATTCCTGGATTCCGATTCCTTTTATAATCCTGCTGATTCTACTTGCCTTTTATTGGTGGAAGAAGAGGAGCA CATTAGCATCCCAGGAACAATTTCAGctcagggaaaagaaggaggaaagaaatgatCTTGCAGTCATGGAGCCTCAAGGAGGAACAGCAGCTTCTGTCTCACCTGTCAAG GACTCTGAGGTCACCTGCAGCAACATCCAGGACTCCTTcatcccttcccctcctcccctgACAAAGAGGAATCTTCTTCcacaagaggaagaggaggggataaCGTACAGTGATATTGTGTTTCCACCCAAAAGTAGACTGCAAAATCACCTATGA